Within the [Enterobacter] lignolyticus SCF1 genome, the region GGTGGTGCTGTTCGTATTGCTTAACGGCTTTTTCTTTTTTGATGTCGCGCCGCGCTACCGCTATGAAGACATCGACGTGCTCGATCTGCGCGTGTGCTACAACGGCGAATGGTACAACACCCGCTTCGTACCGCCCCAGCTTATCGACACCATCATGCAGTCGCCGCGCGTCACGGAGCCGCTGAAAGCGCAGCTGCAAAAGATGGTTTCCACCAAAGGCGATCTATCGTTCTACGATATTTTCACCCTTGCCCGCGCCGAGGCGGCGTAATAATTCGGTTAAGCGCCCTTACCGCGGGCGCAAACTGCGACGCCGACGTATTGCCGTAGCCGAGCACCAGCCCCGTTTTACCGCTCTGCGGATTAAGGTAAAAGCGGCTTAACGCCGCTGGCGCCAGCTGATACTGGCGCGCACGCTCCGCCACCTGTACATCGTCTATTCCCGCTATCTCAACCATCAGGTGCAGACCGCCTTCGCCGCCGTGTATACGGTGCGGCACGGCCAGCTCCTGCGCCAGCGCGT harbors:
- a CDS encoding YlaC family protein, with amino-acid sequence MAEIQRLLTNTIDELNTTEKRDNRPRFSISFIRRFPGLFLGMYLGFLATLIVMMRSDTLADSVWLLVVLFVLLNGFFFFDVAPRYRYEDIDVLDLRVCYNGEWYNTRFVPPQLIDTIMQSPRVTEPLKAQLQKMVSTKGDLSFYDIFTLARAEAA